The Ensifer adhaerens genome contains a region encoding:
- a CDS encoding ATP-binding protein, with the protein MPARQYPFIDIAVHARVREHFARGDAAILFSRDFARILWANDQGAAFFGAGSIYDFIDAGPDQGELSLRQLKAAGAQLVRAGDRRQLSIRKFSGFRGTPLNVSVEMIRVRPDEDAVLFTAPHSGTPLSLEDRAARMIAGLDGPDTHMAVLDGNGGIIAHSPGFIDLGMSDETRKQLVDTVGRDHDWLIKRPVATRKGHLPAAVGKIADEPSLHLLFAVETILGTLDPDEETPAAQVLPILPLAEELEPTAETPAPEAKDIVEPAEALVESAAPAEDAALADAFEQAESVEPVAAPQDDGDLEDAGVHVAAGQVALPEEPEALAAADAETSAQGVEPAEDDGEPALAVATDVTANDTPVAAEIPVTEEVTREDETVEATDAGTAETEQADFAFVPGGRAVRFVWKIDAEGRFSEISEEFATAVGPRAADVIGATFNHVAARYGLDPDQKIGALLQRRDTWSGKTIFWPVQGTSLKVPVDLAALPTYSRAREFDGFRGFGIVRLADAVEDEHANGLTFGAATDMTAEAAAEATPSEDHAHTPAVDPETVGPEIEERSADEVQVVAQRSSETEAEPVAAAQDRDAPQDQTLTSSEEAEAEPDHAAEVAADEQVAATDDLFQGERPALQLVDNAEPPVSDKIVELEKHRAATALTRGEQAAFREIARQLGEHFGRPAETAPAEESDAAADASTPFPVDAHEAITSSTPAAEEPTGVEETGEETDDGAAEDEQANVHLEQQGADIGLSGEILDSLPIGMLVHRGEKLLHANPEFLRLTAYGDLDDFVREGGLDALFANGEEATDQEPDGTMMLIRRDGQMRPVIARLHTIRWEGRSALMLALTPAAANAPSTKADDAISGDDVDRLKTEIDELKSILETATDGVVILGHDGDIRSMNRSASALFNYDEGEIRGKPFAALFAHESQKAVIDYLHGLSGHGVASVLNDGREVIGREANGGFIPLFMTIGRLSASNGFCAVIRDITQWKRTEEELRNAKRAAETANAHKTEFLARVSHEIRTPLNAIIGFSDMMASEHFGPVGHPRYIEYAGDIGRSGRHVLDIVNDLLDISKIEAGEMELDFGAVEINDAVSEAVSLVQPQANSQRVIIRTSLSAAVPNVVADGRSIKQIALNILANAIRFTPSGGQIVVSTSYEANGSVMLRIRDTGVGMTRGELDQAMKPFRQVTTGARKRGDGTGLGLPLTKAMAEANRAHFSITSAPNEGTLVEISFPSQRVLAN; encoded by the coding sequence ATGCCCGCGAGACAGTATCCCTTCATTGATATCGCCGTGCATGCGCGGGTGCGGGAGCATTTTGCCCGCGGCGACGCGGCGATCCTGTTTTCGCGGGACTTTGCGCGCATTCTCTGGGCCAACGACCAGGGCGCGGCCTTTTTCGGCGCCGGGTCGATCTATGATTTCATCGATGCGGGACCGGACCAGGGCGAGCTGTCGCTGCGTCAGCTCAAGGCCGCGGGAGCGCAGCTCGTGCGCGCCGGCGACCGGCGCCAGCTTTCGATCCGGAAGTTCTCGGGTTTCCGCGGCACACCGCTGAATGTGAGCGTGGAGATGATCCGCGTGCGCCCGGACGAGGACGCGGTGCTCTTTACTGCACCGCATTCGGGCACGCCGCTGTCGCTTGAGGATCGCGCTGCGCGCATGATCGCCGGCCTCGACGGCCCGGACACCCACATGGCCGTTCTCGATGGCAACGGCGGCATCATCGCACACTCGCCGGGCTTCATCGATCTCGGCATGTCGGACGAGACGCGCAAGCAGCTCGTCGATACGGTCGGCCGAGACCACGACTGGCTGATCAAGCGCCCGGTCGCAACGCGGAAGGGGCACCTGCCGGCCGCGGTCGGCAAGATCGCCGACGAACCGTCGCTGCATCTGCTCTTTGCTGTCGAGACCATTCTCGGCACGCTCGATCCGGACGAAGAGACCCCGGCAGCGCAAGTGTTGCCGATCTTGCCGCTGGCCGAAGAGCTGGAACCGACCGCCGAGACACCGGCCCCGGAGGCAAAGGATATCGTCGAACCGGCCGAAGCGCTGGTCGAAAGCGCTGCACCAGCCGAAGACGCTGCCCTGGCCGACGCATTCGAACAGGCGGAGTCCGTCGAACCGGTTGCCGCGCCACAGGACGATGGCGACCTTGAGGACGCAGGCGTCCACGTCGCTGCAGGCCAGGTCGCTTTACCGGAGGAACCGGAGGCGCTTGCCGCCGCAGATGCGGAAACGTCGGCGCAGGGCGTGGAGCCAGCGGAAGATGACGGCGAGCCGGCGCTTGCAGTCGCGACCGACGTGACCGCGAACGATACGCCGGTTGCCGCGGAAATCCCCGTGACGGAAGAGGTCACTCGCGAGGATGAGACGGTAGAGGCGACCGATGCCGGCACCGCTGAAACGGAACAGGCCGACTTCGCCTTCGTGCCCGGCGGCCGTGCCGTCCGCTTCGTCTGGAAGATCGACGCCGAAGGCCGCTTCAGCGAGATATCCGAGGAATTCGCCACCGCCGTCGGTCCGCGCGCCGCCGATGTGATCGGCGCCACCTTTAACCACGTGGCAGCACGCTACGGCCTCGATCCTGATCAGAAGATCGGCGCGCTGCTGCAACGCCGCGACACCTGGTCGGGCAAGACGATTTTCTGGCCCGTGCAGGGCACCAGCCTCAAGGTTCCGGTCGACCTGGCGGCCCTGCCCACCTACTCGCGCGCACGCGAATTCGACGGCTTTCGCGGTTTCGGTATCGTGCGCCTTGCCGATGCCGTCGAAGACGAGCACGCCAACGGCCTGACGTTCGGCGCCGCAACGGACATGACGGCAGAAGCTGCCGCGGAAGCGACGCCGTCGGAAGACCACGCGCATACTCCAGCGGTCGATCCTGAGACCGTCGGCCCTGAGATCGAGGAGCGGTCCGCCGACGAGGTGCAGGTCGTCGCGCAGAGGTCCTCCGAAACGGAGGCCGAGCCTGTCGCAGCTGCGCAGGATCGTGATGCGCCCCAAGACCAGACCCTCACCTCCAGCGAGGAGGCAGAGGCAGAGCCGGACCATGCAGCCGAAGTTGCCGCGGACGAACAGGTCGCCGCAACTGACGATCTCTTCCAGGGAGAGCGCCCTGCCCTACAGCTCGTCGACAACGCTGAGCCCCCCGTCTCCGACAAGATCGTCGAACTCGAGAAGCATCGCGCGGCGACCGCGCTGACGCGGGGCGAACAGGCGGCGTTCCGCGAGATCGCGCGGCAATTGGGCGAGCATTTTGGCAGGCCGGCGGAAACCGCACCGGCAGAGGAAAGCGACGCAGCGGCCGATGCAAGCACACCCTTCCCGGTAGACGCGCACGAAGCCATCACTTCCTCGACGCCAGCGGCAGAAGAACCGACTGGCGTGGAAGAAACCGGAGAAGAGACCGACGACGGCGCAGCCGAGGACGAACAGGCGAACGTGCATCTCGAGCAGCAAGGGGCAGATATCGGCCTTAGCGGCGAGATCCTCGACAGCCTGCCAATCGGTATGCTCGTGCATCGCGGGGAAAAGCTGCTGCACGCCAATCCGGAATTTCTGCGGCTCACCGCCTATGGCGACCTCGACGACTTTGTCCGGGAAGGCGGCCTTGACGCACTCTTTGCCAATGGCGAAGAGGCGACCGACCAGGAACCCGACGGCACGATGATGCTGATCCGCAGGGACGGTCAGATGCGGCCGGTCATCGCACGGCTGCACACGATCCGCTGGGAAGGCCGGAGCGCGCTGATGCTGGCGCTGACGCCGGCGGCCGCGAACGCGCCGTCGACGAAAGCAGACGATGCCATCTCCGGTGACGACGTCGACCGTCTGAAGACGGAAATCGACGAACTCAAGTCCATCCTCGAAACCGCAACCGATGGCGTTGTCATTCTCGGGCATGACGGCGACATCCGCTCGATGAACCGCTCGGCAAGCGCGCTCTTCAACTATGACGAGGGCGAGATCCGCGGCAAACCTTTCGCCGCGCTCTTCGCTCACGAAAGCCAGAAGGCAGTCATCGACTACCTGCACGGGCTTTCCGGCCACGGCGTCGCGAGTGTGCTGAACGACGGACGCGAGGTGATCGGGCGGGAAGCGAATGGCGGCTTCATTCCGCTGTTCATGACCATCGGCCGACTTTCGGCCTCCAATGGCTTTTGCGCCGTGATCCGCGACATCACCCAGTGGAAACGCACCGAAGAGGAACTCCGGAACGCCAAGCGCGCCGCGGAAACGGCCAATGCCCACAAGACCGAGTTCCTCGCCCGCGTCAGCCACGAGATCCGCACGCCGCTCAACGCGATCATCGGCTTTTCCGACATGATGGCGAGCGAGCATTTCGGCCCGGTCGGTCACCCGCGCTACATCGAATATGCCGGCGACATCGGCCGGTCGGGCCGCCACGTGCTCGATATCGTCAACGATCTGCTCGACATCTCGAAGATCGAAGCAGGCGAAATGGAACTCGATTTCGGCGCCGTCGAGATCAACGACGCGGTCTCTGAAGCCGTGTCGCTCGTCCAGCCGCAGGCCAACAGCCAGCGCGTCATCATCCGCACCTCGCTTTCGGCAGCCGTGCCGAACGTCGTGGCCGACGGCCGGTCGATCAAGCAGATCGCGCTCAACATTCTGGCGAACGCCATCCGTTTCACGCCTTCGGGCGGCCAGATCGTGGTGTCGACCTCCTACGAGGCGAACGGTAGCGTCATGCTGAGGATCCGCGACACCGGCGTAGGCATGACCCGCGGCGAACTGGACCAGGCGATGAAACCGTTCCGGCAGGTGACGACAGGCGCGCGCAAGCGTGGCGACGGCACCGGGCTCGGGCTGCCGCTCACCAAGGCGATGGCGGAGGCGAACCGCGCCCACTTCTCGATCACCTCGGCACCCAACGAGGGAACGCTGGTGGAAATTTCCTTCCCGTCACAACGCGTCTTGGCGAACTGA
- a CDS encoding acetoacetate--CoA ligase — protein MHAEQPLWVPGPEILAHSPMAEFIAWSSKRFGRTFADYDAFHAWSVAERGDFWTAVWEHCGVIGERGATALVNGDRMLDARFFPDAKLNFAENLLRETGDGDALVFRGEDKVEYRLSWDELRALVSRLQQALKAQGIGPGDRVAAMMPNMPETIALMLATASIGAIWSSCSPDFGEQGVLDRFGQITPKLFIACDGYWYNGKGQDVDVKVRAVSKALGVPALIVPYAGDSAALAASIEGGATLADFIAPFAATTLTFERLPFSHPLYVLFSSGTTGVPKCIVHSAGGTLLQHLKEHRFHCSLRRGEKLFYFTTCGWMMWNWLVSGLAVGATLCLFDGSPFYPDGNVLFDYAAAETFAVFGTSAKYIDAVRKGGFVPANTHDLSTLRLLTSTGSPLSPEGFSFVYEGIKSDVQLASISGGTDIVSCFVLGNPLKPVWRGEIQGPGLGLAIDVWNDEGQSVRGEKGELVCTKAFPSMPVMFWNDPEGAKYRAAYFERFDNVWCHGDFAEWTEHGGIIIHGRSDATLNPGGVRIGTAEIYNQVEQMEEVAEALCIGQDWEDDVRVVLFVRLAAGVALTDDLTKAIKNRIRVGASPRHVPAKVIAVADIPRTKSGKIVELAVRDVVHGRPVKNKEALANPEALDLYAGLDALKN, from the coding sequence ATGCACGCAGAGCAGCCGTTGTGGGTTCCAGGTCCGGAAATCCTTGCGCATAGCCCCATGGCCGAATTCATCGCCTGGAGCAGCAAACGCTTCGGCAGAACCTTTGCGGATTACGATGCCTTCCACGCCTGGTCGGTGGCCGAGCGCGGTGACTTCTGGACCGCGGTTTGGGAGCACTGCGGCGTCATCGGAGAACGCGGCGCAACAGCCCTCGTCAACGGCGACCGCATGCTCGACGCCCGCTTCTTCCCCGACGCGAAGCTGAACTTTGCCGAGAACCTTCTTCGCGAAACCGGCGACGGCGACGCGCTCGTCTTCCGCGGTGAAGACAAGGTCGAGTATCGCCTGTCGTGGGACGAGCTTCGCGCGCTCGTGTCGCGCCTGCAGCAGGCGCTGAAGGCTCAGGGTATCGGCCCCGGCGATCGCGTTGCGGCGATGATGCCGAACATGCCCGAAACCATCGCTTTGATGCTGGCGACCGCCTCGATCGGCGCGATCTGGTCGTCCTGTTCTCCCGATTTCGGCGAGCAGGGCGTCCTCGATCGTTTCGGCCAGATCACGCCGAAGCTGTTCATTGCCTGCGACGGCTATTGGTACAACGGCAAGGGCCAGGACGTCGATGTGAAGGTTCGCGCGGTCTCCAAGGCCCTTGGCGTGCCGGCGCTGATCGTTCCCTATGCCGGCGACAGCGCCGCGCTGGCGGCCTCGATCGAGGGTGGCGCAACCCTTGCCGATTTCATCGCGCCGTTTGCGGCAACAACCCTGACCTTCGAACGCTTGCCCTTCAGCCATCCGCTCTACGTGCTGTTTTCCTCGGGCACGACGGGCGTTCCCAAATGCATCGTGCATTCGGCCGGTGGCACCCTGCTGCAGCATCTGAAGGAGCATCGTTTCCACTGCAGCCTTCGCCGCGGCGAAAAGCTCTTCTATTTCACCACCTGCGGCTGGATGATGTGGAACTGGCTGGTTTCCGGATTGGCCGTCGGCGCGACCCTCTGCCTGTTCGACGGCTCGCCCTTCTATCCCGACGGCAACGTGCTCTTCGACTATGCCGCAGCCGAGACGTTCGCGGTGTTCGGCACCTCGGCGAAATACATCGACGCCGTGCGCAAGGGCGGCTTCGTACCGGCCAACACGCATGATCTTTCCACCCTTCGGCTGTTGACCTCGACCGGTTCGCCGCTGTCGCCGGAAGGCTTCTCCTTCGTCTACGAAGGCATCAAGTCTGACGTTCAGCTTGCGTCGATCTCGGGCGGGACCGACATTGTTTCCTGCTTCGTCCTCGGCAACCCGCTGAAGCCCGTCTGGCGCGGCGAGATCCAGGGGCCGGGTCTTGGCTTGGCGATCGACGTCTGGAACGATGAGGGGCAATCGGTGCGCGGTGAGAAGGGGGAACTCGTCTGCACCAAGGCATTCCCGTCGATGCCGGTGATGTTCTGGAACGATCCCGAGGGCGCCAAGTATCGCGCCGCCTATTTCGAGCGCTTTGACAATGTCTGGTGCCATGGCGACTTCGCCGAATGGACAGAGCATGGCGGCATCATCATCCACGGCCGGTCGGACGCGACGCTTAATCCCGGTGGGGTGCGCATCGGCACGGCGGAAATCTACAATCAGGTCGAGCAGATGGAGGAGGTCGCAGAGGCGCTCTGCATCGGGCAGGACTGGGAAGACGACGTGCGCGTCGTTCTCTTCGTTCGTCTCGCCGCCGGCGTCGCCCTGACCGACGACCTGACGAAGGCGATCAAGAACCGCATCCGCGTCGGCGCCTCGCCGCGCCACGTGCCGGCAAAGGTGATCGCGGTCGCCGATATCCCGCGCACGAAGTCCGGCAAGATCGTCGAACTCGCGGTCCGTGATGTGGTGCACGGCCGTCCGGTGAAGAACAAGGAGGCGCTCGCCAACCCCGAGGCGCTTGATCTTTACGCCGGACTGGATGCCCTTAAAAATTGA
- a CDS encoding LysR family transcriptional regulator: MNWDDVRMFLAVARTGQILAASKRLGVNHATLSRRVTALEEAMKTRLLVRRPNGCELTAEGEIFLAAAERMETEMLAAQSQIGRIDTAIAGTVRIGAPDGFGVSFLAPRLGRLTARYPELKLQLVPVPRSFSLSQREADIAITIERPEQGRLVSSKLTDYTLGLYASADYLEKHGTPQTIDDLREHRRIGYVEDLIFTPSLNFSAEIMRSWDASFEISSATGQTEAVRSSAGIGILHNYIARHAPELKRILPETTIRRAYWTTYHESARDLVRVRTVVAFLQELVTAEHQIFI; the protein is encoded by the coding sequence GTGAACTGGGACGATGTCAGAATGTTTCTAGCCGTCGCGCGGACCGGACAGATCCTGGCCGCATCCAAGCGGCTCGGCGTCAATCATGCCACGCTCAGCCGTCGGGTGACTGCGCTGGAAGAGGCGATGAAGACACGGTTGCTCGTTCGTCGGCCGAACGGTTGCGAACTGACCGCCGAGGGCGAAATCTTCCTTGCGGCAGCCGAGCGCATGGAAACGGAAATGCTGGCGGCGCAATCGCAGATCGGCCGGATCGACACGGCGATCGCCGGCACGGTGCGCATCGGTGCACCCGACGGTTTCGGTGTTTCTTTCCTCGCACCCCGGCTCGGCCGGCTGACGGCGCGCTATCCGGAATTGAAACTGCAGCTCGTGCCGGTCCCTCGGTCGTTCTCGCTGTCGCAGCGCGAGGCCGATATCGCGATCACCATCGAACGTCCGGAACAGGGGCGCCTCGTTTCCTCGAAACTCACCGACTATACGCTCGGCCTCTACGCCTCGGCCGACTATCTCGAAAAGCACGGCACGCCGCAGACGATCGACGACCTCAGGGAGCACCGCCGCATCGGCTACGTCGAGGATCTGATCTTCACGCCGTCGCTGAATTTTTCCGCCGAGATCATGCGCAGCTGGGATGCCTCGTTCGAGATATCGAGCGCCACCGGCCAGACGGAGGCGGTGCGTTCCAGCGCCGGCATCGGCATTCTGCACAATTACATTGCCCGCCATGCGCCGGAACTAAAACGTATCCTGCCGGAAACGACCATCCGCCGTGCCTACTGGACCACCTATCACGAAAGCGCGCGCGATCTCGTGCGCGTTCGCACCGTCGTCGCCTTTCTGCAGGAACTGGTGACCGCGGAGCACCAGATCTTCATATGA
- a CDS encoding ABC transporter permease, producing MQSTSQSIKRRHARAGTGLSHPLLATWAGLTSVIVLMPIIAIAWLAISGGGGDWPHLMQNVIPRATGRTLLLISLTGAVTAFVGILTAWLVASCEFPLRRFLSAALVLPLAIPAYLAAYAFGELFTFTGPVQGLIRAIFGFKTSRDYWFPDIRSLGGAVLVLSSVLYPYIYLACRSMFLMQGRAAADVARTLGAGPLKVFFRIQIPMARPAIMIGLTLVAMETLNDIGAVEFLGVQTLTFSIFDTWLNRGSLAGAAQIACIMLVFVIGLMMIERAARRRQRFSSQKTTSAVHDAARLILSGWKKWAAMVACLLPVVSGFAVPVLILGNYALKRIDQFIEPRLLNALFHSILVSGATATVTVLLGFVLAYAARTGHSRVSDIAGRLASFGYGVPGTVLAIGVLFPLAALDNIIDAGMRDTFGISTGLMMTGTGFAIIYACSVRFLTMAEGSLEAGFQKLSPHLDMAARALGRTGGQTLRTVLLPMMRPAVLTAALLVFIETMKELSATIMLRPFNFNTLATLVYEDASRAKVEDASVAAMIIVVAGMIPVILVSRSLERRS from the coding sequence TTGCAGTCCACATCTCAGAGCATCAAGCGCCGCCATGCGCGTGCCGGAACCGGTCTTTCGCATCCCCTGCTGGCGACATGGGCCGGATTGACATCGGTGATCGTGCTGATGCCGATCATCGCGATCGCCTGGCTGGCGATCTCGGGCGGCGGCGGCGACTGGCCGCATCTGATGCAGAACGTCATTCCGCGCGCCACCGGGCGCACGCTGCTCTTGATCTCGCTGACGGGTGCCGTGACCGCCTTCGTCGGCATCCTCACGGCCTGGCTTGTCGCAAGCTGCGAGTTTCCGCTGCGGCGCTTCCTGTCGGCAGCACTGGTGTTGCCGCTCGCAATCCCCGCCTATCTCGCTGCCTATGCGTTCGGCGAGCTTTTCACCTTTACCGGGCCGGTGCAGGGACTGATCCGCGCGATCTTCGGCTTCAAGACGAGCCGTGACTACTGGTTTCCGGATATCCGCTCGCTCGGCGGCGCCGTGCTCGTGCTGAGTTCGGTTCTCTATCCCTATATCTACCTCGCCTGCCGTTCGATGTTCCTGATGCAGGGACGCGCGGCCGCCGACGTCGCCCGCACGCTCGGCGCCGGGCCGCTGAAGGTGTTCTTCCGCATCCAGATCCCGATGGCCCGCCCGGCCATCATGATCGGCCTGACGCTGGTGGCGATGGAAACGCTGAACGACATCGGCGCGGTCGAATTCCTTGGCGTGCAGACGCTGACCTTCTCGATCTTCGACACCTGGCTGAACCGCGGCAGCCTCGCGGGCGCCGCGCAGATCGCCTGCATCATGCTGGTCTTCGTCATCGGCCTGATGATGATCGAGCGGGCCGCACGGCGACGCCAGCGCTTCTCCAGCCAGAAGACGACGTCCGCCGTCCACGATGCTGCCCGGCTCATACTGTCCGGCTGGAAGAAGTGGGCCGCCATGGTCGCCTGCCTGCTGCCCGTGGTTTCAGGCTTTGCCGTACCCGTGCTGATCCTCGGCAATTATGCGCTCAAGCGCATCGACCAGTTCATCGAGCCGCGGCTGCTCAACGCGCTCTTTCATAGCATCCTCGTCTCAGGTGCGACCGCAACGGTGACCGTTCTGCTCGGTTTCGTGCTCGCCTATGCGGCGCGCACGGGGCATTCTCGGGTGAGCGACATCGCCGGGCGGCTCGCCTCCTTCGGCTATGGCGTGCCCGGCACTGTTCTTGCGATCGGCGTGCTCTTCCCGCTGGCCGCTCTCGACAACATTATCGATGCCGGCATGCGCGATACGTTCGGTATCTCCACCGGGTTGATGATGACCGGCACCGGCTTTGCGATCATCTACGCCTGCAGCGTGCGCTTCCTCACCATGGCCGAGGGCTCGCTCGAAGCGGGTTTCCAGAAGCTTTCGCCGCATCTCGACATGGCGGCGCGCGCGCTCGGCCGGACCGGCGGCCAGACTTTGCGCACCGTGCTTTTGCCGATGATGCGGCCGGCGGTACTGACCGCCGCTCTCCTCGTCTTCATCGAGACGATGAAGGAGCTTTCGGCAACGATCATGCTCAGACCCTTCAACTTCAACACGCTCGCCACGCTCGTCTACGAAGACGCGTCTCGGGCCAAGGTCGAAGACGCTTCGGTCGCCGCGATGATCATCGTCGTCGCCGGCATGATCCCGGTCATCCTCGTGTCGCGGTCGCTCGAACGCCGCTCCTGA
- a CDS encoding phasin, protein MATKKTDDVFSLSSFDPAKFTDSFRDFAEKGAVQSKEAYAKMKTAAEEATKTVEATLESAQTGSVELGLKAIDALRTNAENSLSHMEALLGVKSLSEFVELQTSFVRKQAELAVEQAKSMQEATKKVAENVTKPGKDAAEKAMSSFKKV, encoded by the coding sequence ATGGCTACCAAGAAGACCGACGACGTATTTTCCCTTTCCTCTTTCGACCCGGCGAAGTTCACCGACAGCTTCCGCGACTTCGCGGAAAAGGGTGCCGTCCAGTCGAAGGAAGCCTATGCCAAGATGAAGACCGCTGCCGAAGAGGCAACGAAGACCGTTGAAGCAACGCTCGAAAGCGCCCAGACCGGCTCCGTCGAACTCGGTCTCAAGGCCATCGACGCACTGCGCACCAATGCCGAAAACTCGCTGTCTCACATGGAAGCGCTGCTCGGCGTGAAGTCGCTGTCGGAATTCGTCGAACTGCAGACGAGCTTTGTCCGCAAGCAGGCCGAACTCGCCGTCGAGCAGGCGAAGTCGATGCAGGAAGCCACCAAGAAGGTTGCCGAAAACGTCACCAAGCCGGGCAAGGACGCCGCTGAAAAAGCGATGTCGTCCTTCAAGAAGGTCTAA
- a CDS encoding adenylate/guanylate cyclase domain-containing protein — MAKESITRRLAAILAADVVGYSRLMERDEKTTYTQLMARWSEVLEPLVETHQGRVFKRTGDGVLVEFSSAVNAVECAAALQRAMISANADVPHDQQIVLRVGINMGDIMVADSDLYGDGVNVAARIEALARPGGVAISDGVHEYVHGRIDLIFVDSGHHEVKNIERPVHIWSWSPDEYADAPIKVAAEVPPQLPSRPSIAVLPFDNMSGDPEQGYFADGITEDIITDLSKVSGLFVIARNSSFAYKGKSADIRQVSRDLGVRYVLEGSVRRAANRIRINAQMIDGTTGGHLWAERYDRGIEDIFEVQDEVTRTIVTALKVKLTAGETERREGRGKVDPEAYDLLVRSRQAILRFDAVSSAEARSMLERAIAIDPALAAAYGSLAIIAMTDYINRWNGGTVDNIERALKLAQKAVETDEHEPHGHHALAIALCWKRRFDEAERAAQRTIELDPNSAGGHTQLGTIRDFLGQFEEALPFYTRAHRLDPQFDLALHFLGRTLLNLGRFDEAEIAFKRRLALAPRSDMTRFYLACLYGRTGRHEEARRYWHEVFEVNPDFSIDHFKRAMPYEDPAVIPRLIDGLREAGISL; from the coding sequence ATGGCCAAAGAATCCATCACACGGCGGCTTGCCGCCATCCTGGCTGCTGATGTCGTTGGCTATAGCCGGCTGATGGAGCGAGACGAGAAAACCACCTATACGCAGCTCATGGCGCGCTGGAGCGAAGTGCTGGAACCGCTCGTCGAAACCCACCAGGGCCGGGTGTTCAAGCGAACGGGCGACGGCGTGCTGGTCGAGTTTTCCAGCGCGGTCAATGCGGTCGAATGTGCGGCTGCCTTGCAGCGGGCGATGATCTCCGCCAATGCGGACGTGCCCCACGATCAGCAAATCGTGCTGCGCGTCGGCATCAACATGGGCGACATCATGGTCGCCGACAGCGACCTCTACGGCGACGGCGTCAATGTCGCAGCCCGGATCGAGGCGCTTGCGAGGCCCGGCGGCGTGGCGATTTCGGACGGGGTGCACGAATATGTGCACGGCCGCATCGATCTCATTTTCGTCGACAGCGGCCATCACGAGGTCAAGAACATCGAGCGGCCGGTGCATATCTGGAGCTGGTCGCCGGACGAGTATGCCGACGCGCCCATCAAGGTCGCCGCCGAGGTGCCACCGCAGCTTCCGAGCCGGCCGTCGATCGCCGTGCTGCCGTTCGACAATATGTCCGGCGATCCGGAGCAGGGCTATTTCGCCGACGGCATTACCGAGGACATCATCACCGATCTCTCGAAGGTCTCCGGTCTCTTCGTGATCGCCCGCAATTCCTCCTTCGCCTATAAGGGCAAGTCGGCGGATATCCGCCAGGTGAGCCGCGACCTCGGCGTTCGCTATGTGCTCGAAGGCAGCGTGCGCCGCGCCGCCAACCGCATTCGCATCAACGCTCAGATGATCGACGGCACCACCGGGGGCCATCTCTGGGCCGAGCGCTACGATCGCGGCATCGAGGATATTTTCGAGGTTCAGGACGAGGTGACGCGCACCATCGTGACGGCGCTCAAGGTGAAGCTGACGGCCGGAGAAACGGAGCGGCGCGAGGGGCGCGGCAAGGTCGATCCGGAGGCCTATGATCTGCTCGTACGGTCGCGCCAGGCGATCCTGCGGTTCGACGCGGTATCGTCTGCGGAGGCGCGCAGCATGCTCGAACGTGCGATCGCCATCGACCCGGCGCTTGCCGCGGCGTATGGGTCGCTCGCGATCATTGCCATGACCGACTACATCAACCGGTGGAACGGTGGCACCGTCGACAATATCGAGCGCGCTCTCAAGCTTGCACAGAAGGCCGTCGAGACCGACGAGCATGAACCCCACGGCCACCACGCGCTCGCGATTGCGCTCTGCTGGAAGCGCCGCTTCGACGAGGCCGAGCGGGCCGCCCAACGCACGATCGAGCTCGACCCGAACTCCGCCGGCGGCCACACGCAGCTCGGCACGATCAGAGATTTCCTGGGCCAGTTCGAGGAGGCCTTGCCCTTCTATACCCGCGCCCACAGGCTCGATCCGCAGTTCGACCTGGCGCTGCATTTCCTCGGCCGGACCCTGCTCAATCTCGGCCGTTTCGACGAAGCCGAGATTGCCTTCAAGCGGCGCCTGGCCTTGGCACCGCGTTCGGACATGACGCGCTTCTATCTCGCCTGTCTTTATGGCCGCACCGGACGCCATGAGGAGGCGCGGCGCTACTGGCACGAGGTCTTCGAGGTCAATCCGGACTTTTCCATCGACCACTTCAAGCGGGCGATGCCTTACGAGGATCCGGCCGTCATTCCGCGGCTGATTGACGGCCTGCGGGAGGCCGGGATTTCGCTATAG